One Brassica oleracea var. oleracea cultivar TO1000 chromosome C7, BOL, whole genome shotgun sequence genomic window carries:
- the LOC106304114 gene encoding protein SYM1 — protein sequence MNIIALSRRLYSPRFSGYRSLHDALSKTVFSGPILGRSVHHLRKAGSFVVPRVLFVSRNLSTNVSSSSSKQPAFLRWYLRKLESHPFITKSVTTSLIYMAADLTSQMITMKPSGSYDLIRTARMASFGLIFLGPSQHLWFSYLSRILPKRDVLTTVKKIMMGQALFGPFSNTVFYSYNAALQGENSEEILARLKRDLLPTLKNGLLYWPVCDFVTFKYVPVHLQPLMNSSCAYIWTIYLTYMANQTKADS from the exons ATGAACATCATTGCCTTGAGCAGACGTCTATACTCGCCTCGATTCTCCGGTTATCGTTCTCTGCACGATGCGCTCTCGAAAACTGTATTCTCGGGTCCGATCCTGGGACGATCCGTTCACCACCTCCGCAAGGCCGGGAGCTTCGTAGTCCCTCGTGTCTTGTTCGTGTCGCGAAACCTGTCGACGAATGTTTCTTCTTCTTCTTCGAAACAACCTGCGTTTCTACGGTGGTATTTGAGAAAGCTGGAGTCGCACCCTTTCATCACTAAGAGCGTCACTACTTCCCTCATTTATATGGCCGCTGATCTCACTTCTCAG ATGATCACGATGAAGCCATCTGGTTCTTATGACCTGATAAGAACAGCCAGAATGGCTAGCTTTGGGTTGATATTTCTCGGGCCGTCACAGCATCTTTGGTTCAGTTATCTTTCTAGAATACTGCCAAAGCGTGATGTGTTGACAACCGTTAAGAAAATAATGATGGGGCAGGCTCTCTTTGGACCTTTTAGCAACACGGTCTTCTATTCCTATAATGCTGCTTTACAAG GTGAAAATTCGGAGGAAATTTTGGCAAGATTGAAGCGGGATCTTCTGCCTACGTTGAAAAATGGACTTTTGTATTGGCCAGTCTGTGATTTTGTGACATTCAAGTATGTGCCCGTTCATCTCCAG CCATTGATGAATAGCTCGTGTGCATATATATGGACGATATATTTGACGTATATGGCAAACCAGACGAAAGCAGACAGCTGA